From the Prunus dulcis chromosome 4, ALMONDv2, whole genome shotgun sequence genome, one window contains:
- the LOC117626001 gene encoding katanin p60 ATPase-containing subunit A-like 2 isoform X1 produces the protein MTILRLVVRTARNRNWRSIPTPSQTLNPRPRVRSRDLLNPRLLYHRAFEHQFHSSASEIQVPNPNGSGRNLMFPAALAGLLGVGGIEVAYADAAEEPSSPAESPATESHVDLEEIAKKQRQKIEDLLKSKGIRRGSYPQFTVAVKGQKVSIKFQIPPACEASQLIANIASHLGLKVEEHGGGSDMSLRAWDSGVAWQLMLTRPEKKKETGSDVGELKDVNKHEGDLRILVFRSVITPSDKADIEFMKEGSLSLQELDALVAALQLAGTKLGQNSALERRPREDTTQVPSEKLIASLESMGVRIYGINEPHVSSSSKEISWDNIAGYDQQKRDIEDTILLALLSPKTYDDIARGTRRKFESNRPRAVLFEGPPGTGKTSSARVIANQAGVPLLYVPLEVILSKYYGESERLLGRVFSLANQLPDGAIIFLDEVDSFAISRDSDMHEATRRVLSVLLRQIDGFEQDKKVVVIAATNRKQDLDPAMISRFDSIITFDLPDQRNRKEIAAQYAKHLTESELDELATATEGMSGRDIRDVCQQAERSWASKIIRGQISKDGGEQGSILLPPLQQYLDSALNRLKGLPTSAQGKPQSSSETGTKKPKLLVD, from the exons ATGACCATTTTGCGACTGGTGGTTAGAACAGCTCGGAATCGGAATTGGCGGTCAATCCCCACTCCTtcccaaaccctaaaccctcgTCCTCGTGTTCGCTCACGTGACCTTCTAAACCCTCGCCTTCTCTATCACC GGGCTTTTGAGCATCAATTTCATTCCAGTGCATCTGAAATTCAGGTGCCCAACCCGAATGGTTCTGGACGTAATCTTATGTTTCCAGCTGCGTTGGCTGGTTTGCTTGGAGTTGGAGGGATAGAGGTGGCTTATGCAGATGCGGCGGAGGAG CCCTCTTCGCCAGCTGAGTCTCCTGCAACTGAAAGTCATGTGGACCTGGAGGAAATTGCCAAGAAACAACGACAGAAAATTGAAGACTTGCTCAAAAGTAAAGGAATTCGACGTGGTTCTTATCCCCAGTTTACTGTTGCTGTGAAGGGACAAAAG GTTTCCATCAAGTTCCAAATTCCTCCAGCATGTGAAGCTTCACAACTGATTGCAAATATTGCTTCTCATCTTGGACTAAAGGTAGAAGAACATGGTGGTGGTTCAGATATGTCGTTACGTGCTTGGGACAG TGGAGTTGCTTGGCAACTAATGCTAACTCGcccagaaaaaaagaaggaaactgGAAGTGATGTAGGGGAATTAAAAGATGTGAATAAACATGAAGGAGATCTGCGCATCCTTGTATTCCGCTCAGTAATTACTCCCTCAGATAAAGCT GACATTGAATTTATGAAGGAGGGGAGCTTGAGTCTCCAAGAGCTTGATGCTTTGGTGGCTGCTTTACAATTAGCTGGGACAAAGTTAGGGCAAAACAGTGCTTTGGAAAGAAGACCGAGAGAAGATACCACACAAGTGCCTTCAGAGAAATTAATAGCCAGTCTTGAGTCTATGGGAGTGAGAATTTATGGAATTAATGAACCCCATGTGAGTTCCTCTAGCAAAGAGATTTCGTGGGACAATATTGCTGGATATGATCAGCAAAAACG GGATATAGAAGACACTATACTGTTGGCTCTGCTTAGTCCTAAAACATATGATGATATTGCCCGTGGGACTCGTCGTAAATTTGAATCAAATAGACCTCGAGCTGTACTGTTTGAAGGTCCACCAG GTACAGGAAAGACATCTTCTGCTCGTGTCATTGCTAATCAAGCG GGCGTCCCATTGCTATATGTGCCTCTTGAGGTTATCTTGTCCAAATACTATGGTGAGAGTGAACGACTATTAGGAAGAGTCTTTTCACTTGCAAATCAACTCCCTGATGGTGCTATCATTTTTCTGGATGAG GTTGATTCTTTTGCTATTTCACGTGATAGTGACATGCACGAAGCCACACGGAGAGTCTTATCAGTTTTACTGCGACAG ATTGATGGATTTGAACAAGATAAGAAAGTGGTTGTAATTGCTGCAACAAATAGAAAGCAAGACCTCGATCCGGCCATGATTAG CCGGTTTGATTCAATCATTACGTTCGACCTCCCTGATCAGCGAAATCGTAAGGAAATAGCAGCTCAGTATGCAAAGCACCTGACTGAATCTGAATTGGATGAATTGGCAACAGCAACAGAGGG AATGTCTGGAAGGGATATTAGAGATGTGTGTCAACAAGCTGAGCGGTCGTGGGCATCAAAG ATAATCCGTGGACAAATATCCAAAGATGGAGGAGAGCAAGGCAGCATTCTTCTTCCGCCTCTGCAGCAATACTTAGACAGTGCTCTGAATCGACTCAAGGGTCTACCCACTTCCGCACAAGGAAAACCCCAAAGTTCTTCTGAGACTGGCACGAAGAAGCCCAAGCTTTTAGTTGATTAA
- the LOC117626001 gene encoding uncharacterized AAA domain-containing protein C16E9.10c-like isoform X2 codes for MTILRLVVRTARNRNWRSIPTPSQTLNPRPRVRSRDLLNPRLLYHRAFEHQFHSSASEIQVPNPNGSGRNLMFPAALAGLLGVGGIEVAYADAAEEPSSPAESPATESHVDLEEIAKKQRQKIEDLLKSKGIRRGSYPQFTVAVKGQKVSIKFQIPPACEASQLIANIASHLGLKVEEHGGGSDMSLRAWDSGVAWQLMLTRPEKKKETGSDVGELKDVNKHEGDLRILVFRSVITPSDKADIEFMKEGSLSLQELDALVAALQLAGTKLGQNSALERRPREDTTQVPSEKLIASLESMGVRIYGINEPHVSSSSKEISWDNIAGYDQQKRDIEDTILLALLSPKTYDDIARGTRRKFESNRPRAVLFEGPPGKTSSARVIANQAGVPLLYVPLEVILSKYYGESERLLGRVFSLANQLPDGAIIFLDEVDSFAISRDSDMHEATRRVLSVLLRQIDGFEQDKKVVVIAATNRKQDLDPAMISRFDSIITFDLPDQRNRKEIAAQYAKHLTESELDELATATEGMSGRDIRDVCQQAERSWASKIIRGQISKDGGEQGSILLPPLQQYLDSALNRLKGLPTSAQGKPQSSSETGTKKPKLLVD; via the exons ATGACCATTTTGCGACTGGTGGTTAGAACAGCTCGGAATCGGAATTGGCGGTCAATCCCCACTCCTtcccaaaccctaaaccctcgTCCTCGTGTTCGCTCACGTGACCTTCTAAACCCTCGCCTTCTCTATCACC GGGCTTTTGAGCATCAATTTCATTCCAGTGCATCTGAAATTCAGGTGCCCAACCCGAATGGTTCTGGACGTAATCTTATGTTTCCAGCTGCGTTGGCTGGTTTGCTTGGAGTTGGAGGGATAGAGGTGGCTTATGCAGATGCGGCGGAGGAG CCCTCTTCGCCAGCTGAGTCTCCTGCAACTGAAAGTCATGTGGACCTGGAGGAAATTGCCAAGAAACAACGACAGAAAATTGAAGACTTGCTCAAAAGTAAAGGAATTCGACGTGGTTCTTATCCCCAGTTTACTGTTGCTGTGAAGGGACAAAAG GTTTCCATCAAGTTCCAAATTCCTCCAGCATGTGAAGCTTCACAACTGATTGCAAATATTGCTTCTCATCTTGGACTAAAGGTAGAAGAACATGGTGGTGGTTCAGATATGTCGTTACGTGCTTGGGACAG TGGAGTTGCTTGGCAACTAATGCTAACTCGcccagaaaaaaagaaggaaactgGAAGTGATGTAGGGGAATTAAAAGATGTGAATAAACATGAAGGAGATCTGCGCATCCTTGTATTCCGCTCAGTAATTACTCCCTCAGATAAAGCT GACATTGAATTTATGAAGGAGGGGAGCTTGAGTCTCCAAGAGCTTGATGCTTTGGTGGCTGCTTTACAATTAGCTGGGACAAAGTTAGGGCAAAACAGTGCTTTGGAAAGAAGACCGAGAGAAGATACCACACAAGTGCCTTCAGAGAAATTAATAGCCAGTCTTGAGTCTATGGGAGTGAGAATTTATGGAATTAATGAACCCCATGTGAGTTCCTCTAGCAAAGAGATTTCGTGGGACAATATTGCTGGATATGATCAGCAAAAACG GGATATAGAAGACACTATACTGTTGGCTCTGCTTAGTCCTAAAACATATGATGATATTGCCCGTGGGACTCGTCGTAAATTTGAATCAAATAGACCTCGAGCTGTACTGTTTGAAGGTCCACCAG GAAAGACATCTTCTGCTCGTGTCATTGCTAATCAAGCG GGCGTCCCATTGCTATATGTGCCTCTTGAGGTTATCTTGTCCAAATACTATGGTGAGAGTGAACGACTATTAGGAAGAGTCTTTTCACTTGCAAATCAACTCCCTGATGGTGCTATCATTTTTCTGGATGAG GTTGATTCTTTTGCTATTTCACGTGATAGTGACATGCACGAAGCCACACGGAGAGTCTTATCAGTTTTACTGCGACAG ATTGATGGATTTGAACAAGATAAGAAAGTGGTTGTAATTGCTGCAACAAATAGAAAGCAAGACCTCGATCCGGCCATGATTAG CCGGTTTGATTCAATCATTACGTTCGACCTCCCTGATCAGCGAAATCGTAAGGAAATAGCAGCTCAGTATGCAAAGCACCTGACTGAATCTGAATTGGATGAATTGGCAACAGCAACAGAGGG AATGTCTGGAAGGGATATTAGAGATGTGTGTCAACAAGCTGAGCGGTCGTGGGCATCAAAG ATAATCCGTGGACAAATATCCAAAGATGGAGGAGAGCAAGGCAGCATTCTTCTTCCGCCTCTGCAGCAATACTTAGACAGTGCTCTGAATCGACTCAAGGGTCTACCCACTTCCGCACAAGGAAAACCCCAAAGTTCTTCTGAGACTGGCACGAAGAAGCCCAAGCTTTTAGTTGATTAA
- the LOC117626003 gene encoding uncharacterized protein At4g22160, producing MAFQTGRTRPPNRNARNNEGRQNYAFDAGLLSGARPNVADRDDEDSDVQFSSDSESSSDSDGESTRLSGLAASFRVVSDSLLRMEQTELEMAKAREGLRLKAEKQRVELEAELTQMLLQTQLQVASLVSQQSPRRKRKRVEDADESLLPSPSSSISQREGALVLSLVQCNLLF from the exons ATGGCATTTCAGACCGGTCGAACCAGACCGCCGAACCGGAACGCACGCAACAACGAGGGCCGTCAGAATTACGCCTTTGATGCCGGGCTTTTATCCGGCGCACGCCCAAACGTAGCCGATCGCGATGATGAAGATTCTGACGTGCAGTTCAGCTCTGACTCGGAGAGCTCCTCCGACTCGGATGGCGAGTCGACGCGGTTGTCAGGACTCGCGGCGAGCTTCCGAGTGGTGTCCGATTCGCTTCTGAGAATGGAGCAAACAGAGCTGGAGATGGCCAAGGCAAGGGAGGGTTTGCGGTTGAAAGCGGAGAAGCAGCGGGTTGAGCTGGAGGCCGAGTTGACTCAGATGCTGTTGCAGACGCAGTTGCAGGTGGCGTCGTTGGTTTCGCAGCAGAGTCCGAGGCGTAAAAGGAAGCGAGTTGAGGACGCAGATGAGTCGCTGTTGCCGTCCCCGTCGTCATCAATCTCCCAAAG GGAAGGAGCTTTGGTGTTGAGCCTTGTTCAATGCAATTTGCTATTTTAG